CCGGAACGTCGTACCGCGCGAGCGCGGGAAGTTTCTCCGCGAGGAACGCCTCCAGACCGACGTTCGCAAGGCCGATGGCGTTCAGCATCCCAGCGCGCGTCTCGACGAGGCGCGGCGGCGGGTGGCCGTCGCGCGGCTCCAGAGTGATGGATTTCGTGACGATCGCCCCCAAGAGGCCCAGGTCGTAGAACGCCGCCAGTTCCTCCCCGTACCCCGAGCACCCCGACGCGGTCGCAATCGGGTTCTTCATCCGGATCTTGCCGACCGTCACCGCCAGGTCCACTTGCGCGTCGCTCATGCGTCGTCCCATAGGATTTCGTGCGCGTCCATGACCGGCCCGTCCCTGCACGTGAGGCGATAGGTCCAGCCGCGGGGGTCGCCCGGGTCGCGCCGCTTGGCGACGCACGACAGGCAAACCCCGATGCCGCAACCCATGTGCCGCTCCAGCGAAATCTCGCAGGCGAGCCCGTGCTCCGCCGCGATTTGGGCCAGGCGCTTCAGCATCGCCTTCGGCCCGCAGCCGTAGAGCGCGGCCGGCTCGCCCCGCCCTGGCCCGTCCAGATAGGTTTCGAGCGCGGCCGTCACGGGGCCGCGGAAGCCCGCGCTCCCGTCGTCCGTCGCGAGGAACGTCGTCACGCCGTGGGCGGCAAACTCCTTCGCCGCCGCCGTCTCCTCGAGGCGACCGCCCGTCGCACGCGGCAGCACGGAGAACTCCAGCGGCATCGCCTCCAGCGTCGCCGCGCCGAAAAGGTTGACGACGCGCCGGCCGGCCTCGGCCAGCCATTCCGCCAGGCCGAAGATCGGCGCCAGGCCGCACCCCCCGCTCACCAGGACAGGGAGCCGATCCTCTGCCGGGGCCGTGAAATGCGTCCCCAGCGGGCCCACCAGGTCCACGGCACTCCCGACCGGCCGCGACCCGAGAAACCGCGACCCCGGCCCTTTGACCTGCACCAGAAGGTGGAGGCGGACCTGCCGGC
The window above is part of the Planctomycetota bacterium genome. Proteins encoded here:
- a CDS encoding dihydroorotate dehydrogenase electron transfer subunit, which encodes MAARRATQEADVSRARRLELPVVGRRPAGRDFVWLVLDAPPDWRSLPGQFVNILCESDAREARASEGRVLDEADGWPETTGLELGGRRAFGRRPYSIARVERRGRQVRLHLLVQVKGPGSRFLGSRPVGSAVDLVGPLGTHFTAPAEDRLPVLVSGGCGLAPIFGLAEWLAEAGRRVVNLFGAATLEAMPLEFSVLPRATGGRLEETAAAKEFAAHGVTTFLATDDGSAGFRGPVTAALETYLDGPGRGEPAALYGCGPKAMLKRLAQIAAEHGLACEISLERHMGCGIGVCLSCVAKRRDPGDPRGWTYRLTCRDGPVMDAHEILWDDA